The Seleniivibrio woodruffii genome window below encodes:
- the flgF gene encoding flagellar basal-body rod protein FlgF, with amino-acid sequence MLNGIYTATSGLLVQQRRMDVISNNLANANTKGYKTDTATFSQYLANAGKHPDDVIRNSLYNKTINATARLDGIQTDFSMGSMQETGRSMDFALTNPKSYFAVDTPFGIRFTRNGDFTVDMDGELTTQEGYKVLSNLTVPQNVQVPQGGVPFVVSETGDILVNGVAAGRLATAEFDDMTKLEKVGSNLFAAVDMLPAESENPGIEQGFLEGSNVNPVSEMVRMIEANRSFETYQKVVQTIDELNSKAANSVGSMS; translated from the coding sequence ATGCTGAACGGAATCTACACGGCAACAAGCGGACTGCTGGTTCAGCAGAGGCGGATGGATGTCATATCCAACAACCTCGCAAACGCGAACACAAAAGGCTACAAGACCGACACGGCGACCTTTTCGCAGTATCTGGCGAACGCCGGGAAGCATCCGGACGACGTTATCAGAAACAGCCTTTACAACAAGACCATAAACGCCACCGCAAGGCTGGACGGAATACAGACGGATTTCTCAATGGGAAGTATGCAGGAGACGGGACGGAGCATGGACTTTGCGCTGACCAACCCAAAATCATACTTCGCAGTGGACACCCCGTTCGGCATACGTTTCACCAGAAACGGCGATTTCACGGTGGATATGGACGGCGAGCTGACTACGCAGGAGGGCTACAAGGTGCTTTCAAACCTTACTGTGCCTCAGAACGTTCAGGTGCCTCAGGGCGGAGTGCCCTTTGTGGTGTCCGAGACAGGGGACATCCTTGTGAACGGCGTTGCGGCGGGCAGACTGGCCACAGCCGAATTTGACGACATGACCAAGCTGGAGAAGGTGGGAAGCAACCTCTTCGCCGCTGTGGACATGCTTCCCGCTGAGTCCGAGAACCCCGGTATTGAGCAGGGATTTCTGGAAGGGAGCAACGTCAACCCCGTTTCGGAGATGGTGCGTATGATCGAAGCGAACAGAAGTTTCGAGACATATCAGAAAGTAGTGCAGACGATAGACGAACTTAACAGCAAAGCAGCCAATTCTGTAGGCTCGATGAGCTAA
- a CDS encoding Fur family transcriptional regulator — protein MEKCKADSLLKTTNTVRTEARETILRMILESDRPLSANELHSVVRDRGIDLATVYRALKLFTEKGLVRPVHTDGGLSFYEKSCEHNPPHPHFVCEGCGQIECLKPYGFDESALFMKMGRQKEVRSVELVLKGWCETCGN, from the coding sequence ATGGAAAAATGTAAAGCAGACAGCCTGCTGAAAACAACAAATACCGTAAGAACCGAAGCCAGAGAGACGATTCTGAGAATGATACTCGAATCTGATCGCCCGCTGTCCGCAAATGAGTTGCACTCTGTGGTTAGGGACAGAGGCATAGACCTCGCAACCGTATACCGTGCACTGAAACTTTTTACAGAGAAAGGTCTGGTGCGTCCGGTGCACACCGACGGCGGACTCAGCTTTTATGAAAAATCCTGCGAGCACAATCCGCCCCATCCCCATTTCGTCTGCGAGGGCTGCGGGCAGATAGAGTGCCTTAAACCATACGGCTTTGACGAATCCGCTCTGTTCATGAAAATGGGCAGGCAGAAAGAGGTCAGGTCGGTGGAACTTGTTCTTAAAGGATGGTGTGAAACATGCGGAAACTGA
- a CDS encoding metal ABC transporter solute-binding protein, Zn/Mn family has product MRKLIIFMMAVLAAVPAFAQMKVFVTIAPQKYFVEQIAGDKVQVGVMVPPGSNQHSYEPRPRQMADLAQSSIYFAVGDPAEKAWLSKLASVNKNLRIIQTDRGIKKLEMEEHHHGHEEHGHDDHDHGMPDPHIWLDPVLVISQAKVIADALAQADPMNKNFYAANLNGFTNRLKAIDKDIARITQASKNKKFMVFHPSWGYFAARYKIQQIAVEVEGKSPKPAELAKLIDTAKKQKLKVIFAQPQFSKKEVETIAKETGARVVFIDPLAENWETNIINVAKAIALQ; this is encoded by the coding sequence ATGCGGAAACTGATTATTTTTATGATGGCCGTTCTGGCGGCTGTTCCGGCCTTTGCCCAGATGAAGGTCTTTGTCACCATAGCCCCTCAGAAATACTTTGTGGAGCAGATAGCCGGAGACAAGGTGCAGGTGGGCGTAATGGTTCCTCCCGGTTCAAATCAGCATTCATACGAGCCCAGACCCAGACAGATGGCCGATCTGGCTCAGTCTTCAATATATTTTGCTGTCGGCGACCCCGCTGAAAAGGCATGGCTCTCAAAGCTGGCATCGGTTAACAAGAATCTCAGGATAATTCAGACCGACAGGGGAATAAAAAAACTTGAGATGGAAGAGCACCATCACGGTCACGAAGAGCATGGGCACGACGACCATGACCACGGTATGCCCGATCCGCATATCTGGCTCGATCCGGTGCTTGTGATATCTCAGGCAAAGGTAATCGCAGATGCGCTGGCGCAGGCCGACCCCATGAATAAAAACTTCTACGCCGCAAACCTGAACGGCTTCACCAACAGGCTGAAAGCCATAGATAAGGATATCGCCCGCATCACTCAGGCTTCTAAGAACAAAAAATTCATGGTGTTTCATCCCTCATGGGGATATTTCGCCGCACGCTATAAGATTCAGCAGATAGCGGTTGAGGTCGAAGGAAAGTCACCGAAGCCCGCCGAGCTTGCGAAGCTTATAGACACTGCAAAAAAGCAGAAACTGAAAGTGATATTCGCACAGCCTCAGTTCTCGAAAAAAGAGGTTGAGACCATCGCCAAAGAGACAGGCGCAAGGGTTGTCTTTATCGACCCTCTGGCCGAAAACTGGGAAACGAACATTATTAATGTGGCCAAGGCCATCGCTTTACAATAA
- a CDS encoding nucleotidyl transferase AbiEii/AbiGii toxin family protein yields the protein MKNLENIDFIRANYDLQIKALNQFMTDAYPFLPNRDNSLIRFGGGTALAVYYFRHRLSFDIDLFVTDCQVMSYLSPKHWLENTSLFNKDTYRDMSDHIRVLYLNGNIKIDILISENNTGDFFKDDSMLVFNDTVYVESAENIISKKIVYRKEDNFARDIIDLAVYLEKNPEGLELLLGKELICQDDLVVLCSSLQQLDRVEYAEEVEIVSPFAEFRSTAHQAPEIILESCRHFIK from the coding sequence ATGAAAAACTTGGAAAATATTGATTTTATCAGAGCCAATTATGATTTGCAGATCAAGGCATTGAATCAGTTCATGACCGATGCATACCCATTTTTGCCGAATAGGGACAATTCTCTGATAAGATTTGGCGGCGGCACTGCACTCGCTGTTTATTATTTCCGTCACCGTCTCAGTTTTGACATAGACCTTTTTGTTACCGACTGTCAGGTGATGAGCTATCTCAGCCCGAAGCATTGGCTGGAAAACACGAGTTTATTTAATAAAGATACCTACAGGGATATGTCGGATCATATCAGAGTGCTTTATCTCAATGGTAATATTAAAATAGATATTCTGATTTCTGAAAACAATACAGGTGACTTTTTTAAAGATGATTCCATGCTTGTTTTTAATGACACTGTTTATGTGGAATCGGCGGAAAACATCATATCGAAAAAGATTGTTTACAGAAAAGAGGATAACTTTGCCAGAGATATAATTGACCTTGCGGTCTATCTGGAGAAAAATCCTGAAGGCTTAGAATTGCTGCTTGGCAAAGAGCTTATTTGTCAGGATGATTTAGTGGTGCTCTGTAGCTCTCTTCAACAGCTGGACAGGGTGGAATATGCCGAAGAGGTTGAAATAGTATCTCCCTTTGCTGAATTCAGGAGCACAGCCCATCAAGCACCTGAAATAATTCTTGAATCCTGCCGTCACTTCATAAAATAG
- a CDS encoding radical SAM protein → MYDKSKGYRFLFGPVPSRRLGRSLGIDIVPSKVCSLNCVYCEVGKTTQCAITRQRFNNPNEVISEFSEHYPPFAQKLDIVTITGSGEPTLCSDLGLLISEIKKISSIPVGVLTNSTLFTDPQVRAELMEADVVVPSIDAATPEVFRKICIPHPSLDISAINEALVTFSNEYKGRLLIEILLCEGINDNFEELGKIADIISRCRYEKVQLNTVHRPPAFSSARSVGSAFLLEAALFLSQRGISVEPVSNYIKDFSGGSMTRAELERLITMRPCSVKDISMVFGVPSSEVEAILAQIPAERLEIRDMSGENFYFMK, encoded by the coding sequence ATGTACGATAAATCCAAAGGCTACAGGTTTTTGTTCGGACCCGTCCCCTCAAGGCGTCTGGGGCGTTCTCTGGGCATTGATATAGTTCCGTCGAAAGTGTGCTCATTAAACTGCGTTTACTGCGAAGTCGGGAAAACAACCCAATGCGCAATAACAAGACAGCGTTTTAATAACCCAAATGAGGTAATTTCAGAGTTTTCCGAACACTATCCGCCATTTGCACAAAAGCTCGATATCGTCACCATAACAGGTTCCGGCGAACCGACCCTATGTTCAGATTTAGGTTTGCTTATCAGCGAGATTAAGAAAATAAGCAGCATCCCAGTTGGCGTACTGACAAACAGTACACTTTTTACCGACCCGCAGGTGCGTGCCGAGCTTATGGAAGCGGACGTGGTCGTTCCCAGCATCGATGCTGCAACACCGGAGGTTTTCAGAAAAATCTGCATCCCCCACCCTTCTCTTGATATATCAGCGATAAACGAAGCCTTGGTGACCTTTTCAAACGAATATAAGGGCAGGCTTCTTATAGAAATTCTGCTTTGCGAAGGTATAAACGATAATTTTGAGGAGCTGGGAAAGATTGCGGACATCATTTCCAGATGCAGATACGAAAAGGTTCAGCTGAACACCGTCCACCGCCCGCCTGCATTTTCATCCGCAAGGTCTGTGGGCAGTGCGTTCCTGCTGGAGGCGGCACTGTTTCTCTCTCAGAGAGGCATCAGTGTTGAACCCGTCAGCAACTATATAAAGGACTTCTCAGGGGGCAGCATGACAAGGGCTGAGCTTGAAAGGCTCATCACCATGCGTCCGTGCAGTGTTAAGGATATTTCGATGGTGTTCGGGGTGCCCTCTTCCGAAGTGGAGGCGATTCTGGCGCAGATCCCCGCCGAAAGACTTGAGATACGGGATATGAGCGGCGAAAATTTCTATTTTATGAAGTGA
- a CDS encoding hydrogenase small subunit, which yields MSLKEVLRTCGVSRRDFLQYCTAISATLALPQTFAPQIAEALENEDKRPSVIWMEFQSCSGDSEAILRSGRPKIGDLILDVISLDYNEVVMAASGHLAEEAKNQAMEKNAGKYLLVIEGAVPTEDSGVYCCVAGDTALNHLKKAAANAAAVIAVGNCASFGGIPAGHPNPTGAKGVKDLFSGKPVVNLPGCPCNADNITALVVHYLVFGDLPAVDRHLRPKFAFGKRIHDNCERRGHFDAGQYVDAWGDDAHKRGWCLYKMGCKGPETFHNCPTIRYNDGLSWPVMAGHGCVGCAEPGFMDTMAPFYKRLPDIPGFGVESQATKIGIKLVGAVTAVFFVHGIVNMIRNKGMVKRVEAKHLDNSEKKGEGGK from the coding sequence ATGAGTCTGAAAGAAGTCCTGCGAACCTGCGGTGTCAGCAGAAGAGATTTTCTGCAATACTGCACGGCCATCAGTGCAACCCTTGCGCTGCCGCAGACATTCGCTCCGCAGATTGCCGAGGCTCTGGAAAATGAAGACAAGCGTCCGTCCGTGATATGGATGGAGTTTCAGAGCTGCTCCGGTGATTCAGAAGCGATTCTGCGTTCGGGTCGTCCGAAGATTGGAGATTTGATACTCGATGTCATATCACTCGACTACAACGAAGTGGTAATGGCCGCATCGGGACATCTTGCCGAAGAGGCAAAAAATCAGGCCATGGAAAAGAATGCGGGAAAATATCTGCTGGTGATCGAGGGCGCAGTGCCCACGGAAGACAGCGGAGTTTACTGCTGTGTTGCGGGCGACACCGCACTTAACCATCTCAAAAAGGCCGCAGCCAATGCCGCCGCTGTTATTGCGGTGGGCAACTGCGCATCTTTCGGCGGAATACCCGCAGGACATCCGAACCCCACAGGTGCAAAAGGGGTTAAAGACCTGTTCAGCGGAAAACCTGTCGTCAACCTGCCCGGATGTCCCTGCAATGCTGATAACATCACGGCTCTCGTGGTGCATTATCTCGTGTTCGGCGACCTGCCGGCCGTTGACAGACACCTTCGCCCCAAATTCGCATTCGGCAAGCGTATACACGACAACTGCGAACGCAGAGGTCATTTCGATGCAGGTCAGTATGTTGACGCATGGGGAGACGATGCCCATAAGAGAGGCTGGTGCCTCTATAAGATGGGATGCAAAGGCCCCGAAACCTTCCACAACTGCCCGACCATTCGCTATAACGACGGTCTCAGCTGGCCCGTAATGGCAGGACACGGCTGTGTCGGCTGTGCGGAGCCGGGCTTTATGGACACTATGGCTCCCTTCTACAAACGTCTGCCGGATATTCCTGGTTTCGGCGTTGAGTCTCAGGCCACCAAGATCGGTATCAAACTTGTCGGCGCCGTGACAGCGGTATTCTTCGTACACGGAATCGTCAACATGATACGCAACAAGGGCATGGTAAAGAGGGTCGAGGCGAAACACCTTGACAACTCCGAAAAGAAAGGCGAAGGGGGTAAATAA
- a CDS encoding nickel-dependent hydrogenase large subunit: protein MSDRIVVDPITRIEGHLRIEAKIENGVITNAFSSGTMFRGIEKILQGRDPRDAWYITQRFCGVCTTVHAIASVRAVENALNIHVPFNAELIRNIIMGSQCVQDHVIHFYHLHALDWVDITSALQADPAKTAQLQQAVSDWKYSSEDYFKSIKDRLTAFVNTGRLGPFANAYWGHSAYKLPPEANLMAAAHYLQALELQKEIIKIHAVLGSKNPHPQTFLVGGMSLPIDPNSQNALNADRIAMIMEYNKLAKEFVEKVYIPDVLAVAPFYLDWAGIGAGHKNYMSYGEYPETNKGYPYDLWLPAGIIMAGDLSNVMEVDQSKIAEDTAHSWYVDKDSKHPFEGASEKRYTGPKPPYEFLDVEKDYSFVKAPRYNGVPMEVGPLARVLVAYAKGHAEIKPVVDSVLSKLGAGPEALFSTLGRTAARAIETLVIVNRIDRWIADLASNIKAGDYSIHAGEKWEPETWPKQAMGYGWHEAPRGALGHWIVIEDGKIKNYQAVVPSTWNAGPMDKGAIHGPYEQSLIGTPIADPNKPLEILRTIHSFDPCLACAVHVTDEKGVEISKVKVL from the coding sequence ATGTCTGACAGGATAGTTGTAGACCCCATCACCAGGATTGAGGGTCACCTGCGCATCGAGGCAAAGATTGAGAACGGCGTCATAACGAACGCCTTTTCCAGCGGCACGATGTTCAGAGGGATCGAAAAAATCCTTCAGGGGAGAGACCCCAGGGATGCGTGGTACATCACCCAGAGATTCTGCGGTGTCTGCACCACGGTACACGCCATCGCATCGGTTCGTGCTGTCGAAAATGCACTGAATATTCATGTGCCTTTTAACGCAGAGCTGATACGCAATATAATAATGGGCTCCCAGTGCGTACAGGATCACGTGATACATTTTTATCACCTCCATGCGCTGGACTGGGTGGATATAACCTCCGCTCTTCAGGCCGATCCCGCAAAGACAGCTCAGCTGCAGCAGGCGGTATCCGACTGGAAATACAGCAGTGAGGACTATTTTAAATCTATAAAGGACAGGCTGACCGCCTTTGTTAACACAGGCAGACTCGGCCCCTTTGCAAATGCATACTGGGGACACAGCGCATATAAACTGCCGCCGGAGGCAAACCTTATGGCTGCGGCGCATTATCTTCAGGCTCTTGAGCTTCAGAAGGAGATAATCAAAATTCATGCTGTGCTCGGTTCGAAGAACCCCCACCCGCAGACGTTCCTTGTGGGCGGTATGTCTCTTCCCATAGACCCAAACAGCCAGAATGCGTTGAATGCCGACCGCATTGCCATGATCATGGAGTACAACAAACTGGCCAAAGAGTTTGTTGAAAAGGTCTATATTCCCGACGTGCTTGCGGTTGCTCCCTTCTATCTGGACTGGGCAGGGATCGGTGCCGGACATAAAAATTATATGTCGTACGGCGAATATCCCGAAACCAACAAGGGCTATCCCTATGACCTGTGGCTGCCTGCGGGTATCATCATGGCGGGCGACCTTTCAAACGTTATGGAGGTCGACCAGAGCAAGATAGCCGAGGATACGGCTCACTCGTGGTATGTTGACAAAGATTCAAAACACCCCTTTGAAGGTGCCAGCGAAAAACGCTACACAGGCCCCAAGCCGCCTTATGAGTTCCTTGACGTTGAAAAGGACTACTCGTTTGTCAAGGCTCCACGCTACAACGGCGTGCCCATGGAGGTAGGTCCTCTGGCAAGGGTGCTGGTGGCATATGCGAAAGGCCATGCTGAGATAAAACCGGTTGTGGATTCCGTGCTTTCAAAACTGGGAGCAGGCCCCGAGGCTCTTTTCTCAACTCTCGGCCGTACAGCCGCAAGAGCCATTGAGACACTGGTAATTGTCAACCGCATCGACAGATGGATAGCCGATCTGGCCAGCAACATAAAGGCCGGAGACTACAGCATCCATGCGGGCGAGAAATGGGAGCCTGAAACATGGCCGAAACAGGCCATGGGCTATGGCTGGCATGAAGCACCCAGAGGTGCGCTCGGTCACTGGATAGTCATTGAGGACGGCAAGATAAAGAACTATCAGGCTGTGGTTCCTTCAACATGGAACGCAGGACCTATGGACAAGGGAGCCATCCACGGTCCATATGAGCAGTCCCTCATCGGAACGCCCATAGCCGATCCGAACAAACCCCTTGAGATTCTCCGCACGATCCACTCTTTCGACCCGTGTCTGGCATGCGCCGTACACGTTACCGACGAAAAGGGTGTCGAGATAAGCAAGGTTAAGGTTCTCTGA
- a CDS encoding DUF779 domain-containing protein, translating to MKTSTGEPAVVATPAALEAIENLLKEHESVMFYQSGGCCDGSLPLCFGKDEFIISDNDVLLGEVGGCPFYIDFRQYEVWKHTQLILDVGEGFPEGFSLPAGENAHFITKSRVCTIPT from the coding sequence ATGAAAACGTCAACAGGCGAACCTGCGGTTGTTGCAACGCCTGCGGCTCTGGAAGCCATAGAGAACCTGCTTAAAGAACATGAATCCGTCATGTTTTATCAGTCCGGCGGATGCTGTGACGGCAGCCTGCCTCTGTGCTTCGGCAAGGACGAGTTCATCATAAGCGATAATGACGTTCTTCTGGGCGAGGTCGGCGGATGCCCGTTCTACATCGATTTCCGGCAGTATGAGGTGTGGAAGCACACCCAGCTGATTCTGGATGTAGGCGAAGGTTTTCCGGAAGGGTTTTCACTGCCCGCAGGGGAGAACGCTCACTTCATAACCAAATCGAGGGTATGCACCATACCTACATAA
- the exaC gene encoding acetaldehyde dehydrogenase ExaC, which yields MGKIYEAPGKVGSIVSLKPRYDNFIGGGWVAPVGGQYMPDISPVTGKVFCEVAKSTSADVELALDAAHKAKDAWGSASLAERAAVLNKIADAIEANLEMLAVAESWENGKPVRETLAADIPLAVDHFRYFAGAARSLEGTVTEIDKDTVAYHFHEPLGVVGQIIPFNFPLLMAAWKIAPALAAGNCTVLKPASPTPWSILKLMEVIAGVVPPGVINVVTGPGGEIGKALATSPRIAKIGFTGETTTGRLIMQYAAQNLIPSTTELGGKSPNIFFEDVMAADDAFLDKAIEGLVLYAFNKGEVCTCPSRALIQESIYDRFMERALKRIEQIIQGNPLDTSTMIGAQVSVQQMEKISGYVDIGRQEGAKCLIGGERNAMGGELAEGYYYKPTVLQGNNKMRVFQEEIFGPVLAVTTFKDEAEALSIANDTLYGLGAGVWTRNGSLAYRMGRAIKAGRVWTNCYHMYPAGAAFGGYKISGVGRENHRMMLEHYTQTKNLLVSYSPDPLGFF from the coding sequence ATGGGAAAGATTTACGAAGCACCGGGAAAAGTAGGAAGTATAGTATCACTAAAACCCCGTTACGATAACTTCATCGGCGGAGGGTGGGTAGCCCCCGTAGGCGGACAATATATGCCCGACATCAGCCCCGTTACGGGAAAAGTATTTTGCGAGGTTGCCAAGTCAACATCTGCGGATGTGGAGCTGGCTCTCGATGCTGCACATAAAGCAAAAGACGCATGGGGCAGCGCATCTCTGGCAGAGAGAGCGGCTGTTCTGAACAAAATAGCTGACGCCATCGAAGCGAATCTTGAAATGCTGGCTGTGGCCGAAAGCTGGGAGAACGGAAAACCCGTGCGAGAGACACTGGCGGCGGATATTCCTCTGGCAGTTGACCATTTTCGCTATTTCGCAGGAGCCGCAAGGTCTCTTGAAGGGACAGTGACCGAGATCGACAAGGACACCGTGGCATATCATTTCCACGAACCCCTCGGCGTTGTGGGACAGATAATCCCCTTTAACTTCCCCCTGCTGATGGCCGCATGGAAGATAGCCCCCGCACTGGCGGCAGGCAACTGTACCGTGCTGAAGCCCGCATCGCCCACGCCGTGGTCGATACTGAAACTGATGGAAGTTATCGCAGGGGTCGTACCCCCCGGCGTGATAAACGTTGTCACAGGTCCCGGCGGAGAGATAGGCAAAGCTCTGGCAACCAGCCCCAGAATAGCCAAAATAGGCTTCACCGGAGAGACAACCACCGGAAGGCTGATAATGCAGTATGCTGCGCAGAACCTGATACCGTCCACAACAGAGCTGGGCGGCAAGTCACCCAACATCTTCTTTGAAGACGTTATGGCGGCCGACGACGCATTTCTTGACAAAGCCATCGAAGGACTGGTGCTCTATGCTTTCAACAAGGGGGAAGTGTGCACATGTCCCTCCCGTGCGCTCATTCAGGAATCGATCTATGACAGATTCATGGAGCGGGCACTGAAACGCATTGAGCAGATAATTCAGGGCAACCCCCTCGACACATCCACCATGATCGGAGCTCAGGTTTCCGTTCAGCAGATGGAAAAGATAAGCGGATACGTTGATATCGGCAGACAGGAGGGTGCAAAGTGCCTCATCGGCGGCGAACGCAACGCAATGGGCGGCGAGCTTGCCGAAGGCTACTACTACAAACCCACAGTTCTGCAGGGCAACAACAAGATGCGTGTATTTCAGGAGGAAATCTTCGGCCCCGTTCTGGCTGTGACCACCTTCAAGGACGAAGCTGAAGCCCTGAGCATCGCAAACGACACCCTTTACGGTCTGGGCGCAGGAGTCTGGACGAGAAACGGCAGTCTGGCATACCGCATGGGACGAGCCATCAAGGCCGGACGTGTATGGACCAACTGTTACCATATGTACCCCGCCGGTGCGGCTTTCGGCGGATATAAGATATCAGGCGTCGGACGTGAAAACCACCGCATGATGCTTGAGCATTATACCCAGACGAAAAACCTGCTGGTGAGCTACAGCCCGGATCCTCTGGGATTCTTCTGA
- a CDS encoding pyridoxal-phosphate-dependent aminotransferase family protein, translating into MLKKYLMAPGPTPVPERVLLEMAKPMIHHRTDEFSKTFAEASAGLKKVFNTKNEVLMLAGSGTAAMEAAIINTLNPGDKVLVVDAGKFGQRWKNISKTFGMDVQVIELEWGSSVDPALVENFLKSNPDTRAVMIQGSETSTTAYHDIEAIGRIISSRPDTIFIVDGITSIGVHETKMDEWGIDVAVTGSQKAFMLPPGLAFIALSEKAWKFCETATIPRYYLDLKRELKNQLESTTAYTPAVTIINGLKVVLDMMLEEGLENVYKRHQINGDATRAAVQAMGFKLLPTGTPSNAATGFYLPEGFEGGKFVKFMREKVGITYAGGQDHLKGRIVRVSHLGYHDAFDTIVAISGLEMGLSRFGVKFQMGAGVAAAQEILKNYIGE; encoded by the coding sequence ATGCTGAAAAAATACCTTATGGCTCCCGGGCCGACACCTGTGCCTGAGAGAGTGCTTCTGGAAATGGCGAAGCCCATGATCCACCACAGAACAGACGAATTTTCAAAAACCTTTGCCGAGGCCTCCGCAGGTCTTAAAAAGGTATTCAATACAAAAAATGAGGTTCTGATGCTCGCCGGAAGCGGCACCGCCGCCATGGAAGCTGCCATCATCAACACCCTGAACCCCGGAGACAAGGTTCTTGTCGTTGATGCGGGCAAATTCGGCCAGCGATGGAAAAACATCTCAAAAACCTTCGGAATGGACGTTCAGGTCATTGAGCTTGAATGGGGTTCATCCGTGGATCCCGCTCTGGTTGAGAATTTCCTGAAAAGCAACCCCGACACAAGGGCTGTCATGATTCAGGGAAGCGAAACCTCCACCACCGCATACCACGACATTGAAGCCATCGGCAGAATAATCTCATCCAGACCCGACACTATATTTATAGTGGACGGAATCACCTCCATCGGCGTACACGAGACAAAAATGGACGAATGGGGAATCGACGTGGCTGTGACAGGCTCTCAGAAAGCCTTCATGCTGCCCCCCGGTCTCGCTTTCATCGCCCTCAGCGAAAAAGCGTGGAAATTCTGCGAAACGGCCACAATTCCCAGATATTACCTCGACCTCAAGCGTGAGCTTAAAAACCAGCTTGAATCAACCACAGCATACACTCCCGCTGTGACCATCATCAACGGACTTAAAGTCGTTCTGGACATGATGCTCGAAGAGGGACTGGAAAACGTTTACAAACGTCATCAGATAAACGGCGACGCCACCCGTGCGGCCGTTCAGGCGATGGGCTTCAAACTCCTGCCTACGGGCACCCCCTCAAACGCCGCAACAGGTTTTTATCTGCCTGAAGGCTTTGAAGGCGGAAAGTTTGTCAAGTTCATGCGTGAGAAAGTGGGCATAACCTACGCAGGCGGACAGGATCACCTTAAAGGCAGGATCGTCCGTGTGTCTCACCTCGGCTACCACGACGCCTTCGACACCATCGTCGCCATAAGCGGCCTTGAGATGGGACTGTCCAGATTCGGCGTTAAATTCCAGATGGGTGCAGGCGTTGCAGCCGCACAGGAAATTCTGAAAAACTACATCGGTGAATAA